The proteins below are encoded in one region of Tautonia rosea:
- a CDS encoding ABC transporter substrate-binding protein, with translation MRSLRRAPRTIPLLVTFGGVVLAGLSVESWAKQLPDVSIPANRDLLRDPPFDRLTLIDGTILFVDPVSPRPLPDKEELRAAESKESPRFERVGGLLVSKAPELNRDPSDNAIVIRTQEDDPKDYFVKITSIQSADYFDDILLAEALRRAQSNDFDRAFELVLAVRSRDPNWRGLQETADRIIFLEGQHALDRGRVDDGLRLLGQLYERAPETPNLKPLLAKGYAGRIELAIEQGAYALGRRVLNELRILTPDAPEVARMEQRFISRAQRLAEEAERLSGADRVERLADALRVWPSEEEIADRYRESFQLSPVLDVAVIDIPRRPGPFLECPADARIMSLLYRPILSESSDQATRGELPNQLAADLSVGDIGRRLELRIKEGISWNDGSRVINAIDVARTLTDRALPSTIGYDARWADLLSRVRPIDEKTIEIILNRAPLDPAAWLLLPVGPAHAGRDGLVWTPSGPRPIGSGSFTLGPLTRTTSRIDRADRLEEGTPPLARINERRLDSPIDPVAALRRGDVTLLESVPLDRINELETDPEIQIGRYRAPRMHWIALDGRNVLLRNRSLRRGLSFAINRVELLQERVLRAPLNETSIPSDGPFPVGSPADDPEVPPLTHDPILSRMLVRAAKQEMGVDAIELTFAYPAIPTARAVASKLVDAFADAGVSLTAVERPQSDLESELRQGARFDLAYRVAPINDPILEIGPVLCPGYAAPPQADGLGALASTRILQLLLQLEQVQDLPSAREQLLTIDRETRDELPILPLWQLEERFAWRTRLTGPSHEVDELYEGIESWTIEPWFSRDKP, from the coding sequence ATGCGAAGCCTTCGGCGTGCCCCTCGGACCATTCCTCTCCTGGTCACGTTTGGCGGTGTCGTCCTGGCAGGTTTGAGTGTCGAATCATGGGCGAAACAACTCCCAGATGTTTCGATCCCGGCCAATCGCGACCTCCTGCGCGACCCGCCTTTCGACCGCCTCACCTTGATCGACGGCACTATCCTCTTTGTGGATCCCGTCAGTCCTCGACCGCTCCCCGACAAGGAAGAACTCCGCGCAGCCGAATCAAAGGAGTCTCCTCGATTCGAACGCGTTGGGGGGCTCCTTGTCAGCAAGGCTCCCGAACTCAATCGCGACCCGAGTGACAACGCCATCGTTATCCGAACCCAGGAAGACGATCCAAAAGACTATTTTGTTAAGATTACATCGATTCAATCGGCCGATTATTTCGACGACATTCTCCTGGCCGAGGCTCTTCGTCGCGCCCAGTCCAACGACTTCGACCGCGCATTTGAGTTGGTTCTTGCGGTCCGTTCTCGTGATCCAAACTGGCGGGGGCTACAAGAAACGGCCGATCGAATCATCTTTCTCGAAGGGCAGCATGCCCTTGATCGTGGCCGGGTGGACGATGGACTTCGGTTGCTCGGACAGCTTTATGAACGAGCACCAGAGACCCCAAACCTCAAGCCTCTTCTCGCCAAAGGCTATGCCGGCCGAATCGAATTGGCCATCGAGCAGGGAGCGTATGCCCTGGGCCGTCGTGTCCTCAACGAGCTTCGCATCCTGACCCCGGACGCCCCCGAGGTCGCTCGGATGGAGCAACGATTCATCTCCCGGGCGCAACGGCTGGCCGAAGAAGCGGAACGCCTCTCCGGAGCCGACCGCGTGGAACGACTTGCCGATGCGCTCCGCGTCTGGCCGAGTGAGGAGGAGATCGCAGATCGATACCGGGAATCCTTCCAACTCTCTCCGGTTCTCGACGTCGCTGTGATCGATATACCCCGACGTCCGGGGCCGTTCCTGGAATGTCCGGCCGATGCTCGCATCATGAGCTTGCTGTACCGTCCCATCCTTTCGGAATCGTCCGATCAGGCCACCCGAGGGGAGCTCCCCAACCAGCTTGCGGCTGACTTGAGTGTCGGAGATATCGGCCGGCGACTGGAACTGCGGATCAAGGAAGGCATTTCCTGGAACGATGGCTCTCGGGTCATCAACGCGATCGACGTGGCTCGAACCCTCACCGATCGCGCATTGCCCAGCACAATTGGCTACGATGCTCGGTGGGCTGATCTGCTCTCTCGTGTCAGGCCCATCGACGAAAAGACAATCGAAATCATCCTCAACCGCGCGCCGCTCGATCCGGCTGCCTGGCTTCTTCTGCCTGTCGGACCTGCTCATGCGGGACGAGACGGCCTTGTCTGGACCCCTTCCGGACCCAGACCCATCGGCAGCGGCTCCTTCACGCTCGGCCCCTTGACCCGAACCACCTCACGGATCGATCGTGCCGATCGACTGGAAGAAGGAACCCCGCCGCTTGCTCGAATCAATGAACGGCGACTGGATTCCCCGATCGACCCGGTGGCCGCATTGCGACGAGGGGATGTCACGTTGCTTGAATCGGTACCACTCGATCGTATCAACGAGTTGGAAACCGATCCCGAAATTCAGATCGGTCGCTATCGGGCACCCCGGATGCACTGGATCGCACTCGATGGCCGAAATGTCTTGCTCCGCAACCGTTCCCTCCGTCGTGGACTAAGTTTCGCGATCAATCGAGTCGAACTCCTTCAGGAACGGGTTCTCCGGGCTCCACTCAATGAGACTTCGATCCCAAGTGACGGGCCCTTTCCTGTCGGTTCGCCCGCTGACGATCCGGAGGTTCCCCCGCTGACTCACGACCCGATATTGTCCAGGATGCTTGTCCGAGCTGCAAAACAGGAGATGGGTGTTGACGCGATTGAATTGACATTTGCATACCCAGCAATTCCTACAGCTCGCGCGGTCGCATCAAAGCTGGTCGATGCCTTTGCAGATGCTGGGGTGTCGCTCACCGCCGTTGAGCGCCCACAGTCGGATCTGGAAAGTGAGTTACGCCAGGGCGCTCGCTTTGACCTGGCGTATCGCGTTGCCCCGATCAACGACCCGATTCTTGAAATCGGGCCGGTCCTCTGCCCTGGGTATGCGGCCCCTCCTCAAGCAGACGGCCTGGGAGCACTCGCGAGCACTCGAATTTTGCAACTATTACTCCAGCTCGAACAGGTCCAAGACCTGCCCTCTGCTCGAGAGCAACTCTTGACCATCGACCGCGAAACGCGCGACGAATTGCCGATTTTGCCCCTCTGGCAGCTGGAAGAACGGTTCGCCTGGCGAACCCGACTGACAGGCCCATCGCATGAAGTCGACGAGCTTTATGAGGGAATCGAGTCGTGGACGATCGAACCTTGGTTCTCCCGAGACAAACCATGA
- a CDS encoding GbsR/MarR family transcriptional regulator, translated as MELTPAALKFVLHWGEMGQAWGINRTMAQVHALLFISPEALDAAAISTLLGVSRSNVSTSLRELITWGVVRRVHVIGCRCDRFEALKDVFETFRVIMAERKRREMDPTIALLDHCVSEAKAAGPDEAYTREQLEKMLEFTRMVTMFYSHIDRLPSSALQALFKGGATLSRLFGPGRPSASSGSERDAVPVGSSTQAK; from the coding sequence GTGGAACTGACACCTGCGGCGTTGAAGTTTGTGTTGCACTGGGGAGAAATGGGCCAGGCGTGGGGGATCAACCGCACCATGGCCCAGGTGCATGCCCTCTTGTTCATTTCGCCCGAAGCTCTGGACGCGGCGGCGATTAGCACGTTGCTTGGGGTTAGCCGATCAAACGTCTCGACGAGTCTCAGGGAGTTGATTACGTGGGGAGTGGTGCGGCGAGTGCATGTGATTGGGTGTCGTTGTGATCGGTTTGAGGCGTTGAAGGATGTCTTCGAAACGTTCCGGGTGATCATGGCGGAGCGGAAGCGTCGGGAGATGGATCCGACGATCGCGTTGCTGGATCATTGCGTCTCGGAAGCAAAGGCTGCAGGACCCGACGAAGCTTACACTCGGGAACAACTGGAGAAGATGCTCGAATTTACGCGGATGGTGACGATGTTTTACAGTCACATCGACCGCTTGCCGAGTTCTGCCTTACAAGCCTTGTTCAAAGGGGGAGCAACGCTGTCCCGCCTCTTTGGGCCCGGTCGGCCGTCCGCGAGCTCAGGATCGGAGCGTGATGCGGTTCCGGTTGGATCATCGACTCAAGCGAAGTGA